In Oryzias melastigma strain HK-1 linkage group LG18, ASM292280v2, whole genome shotgun sequence, one DNA window encodes the following:
- the LOC112155693 gene encoding uncharacterized protein LOC112155693 isoform X3 — MAASPKSAPRCVKAISKAGMLLPVLSLGICLISLFLFLLLTVFLQKRRRSTPEQESQPKNQASSHDLLSLGLAPTDPQDIHLEFDQSSISSPSSLHSGQNLSLTVEDMSVKDPVHGDPGTDAADWDGGGRESVLTIPPASHPSEGTWDQISRCRIKDSHQLSQEGHQHLDLKASWLKLDSFPKRRF, encoded by the exons ATGGCTGCTTCACCCAAATCTGCTCCACGCTGCGTCAAAGCCATCTCTAAAGCAG GGATGCTCCTGCCCGTGTTGTCTCTCGGGATCTGTTTGATTTCTCTCTTCCTTTTTCTACTTCTCACTGTGTTCCTGCAAAAGCGGAGACGCTCGACGCCAGAGCAAGAAAGTCAACCTAAGAATCAA GCGTCTTCTCATGACCTGCTCTCTTTGGGCTTAGCTCCCACCGATCCTCAGGACATCCACTTGGAATTTGATCAAAGCTCCATCAGCTCTCCATCCAGTCTGCATTCAGGTCAGAACCTGAGTTTGACGGTAGAGGACATGAGCGTCAAGGATCCTGTCCATGGTGACCCAGGTACAGATGCAGCGGACTGGGACGGTGGAGGACGGGAATCGGTCCTCACCATCCCACCTGCATCCCACCCTTCTGAAGGAACATGGGACCAA ATTTCCAGATGCAGAATCAAGGATTCCCATCAGCTTTCCCAGGAAGGGCATCAGCATCTTGATCTTAAGGCGTCTTGGTTAAAACTTGATTCATTCCCAAAGAGGAGGTTTTAG
- the LOC112155693 gene encoding uncharacterized protein LOC112155693 isoform X2: MIKPSCCKLLYFRLYSSVFALSLTVWTQDLASSVEFSGLFWGQNYCAVANFSFPTFSMAASPKSAPRCVKAISKAGMLLPVLSLGICLISLFLFLLLTVFLQKRRRSTPEQESQPKNQASSHDLLSLGLAPTDPQDIHLEFDQSSISSPSSLHSGQNLSLTVEDMSVKDPVHGDPGTDAADWDGGGRESVLTIPPASHPSEGTWDQ, translated from the exons ATGATCAAACCCAGTTGTTGTAAGTTGTTGTACTTCAGGTTGTACTCATCTGTGTTTGCTCTGAGCCTCACAGTCTGGACTCAGGATCTGGCGTCCAGCGTGGAGTTCTCCGGCTTGTTTTGGGGTCAGAATTATTGCGCTGTGGCCAACTTCTCCTTCCCGACCTTCTCCATGGCGGCTTCACCCAAATCTGCTCCACGCTGCGTTAAAGCCATCTCTAAAGCAG GGATGCTCCTGCCCGTGTTGTCTCTCGGGATCTGTTTGATTTCTCTCTTCCTTTTTCTACTTCTCACTGTGTTCCTGCAAAAGCGGAGACGCTCGACGCCAGAGCAAGAAAGTCAACCTAAGAATCAA GCGTCTTCTCATGACCTGCTCTCTTTGGGCTTAGCTCCCACCGATCCTCAGGACATCCACTTGGAATTTGATCAAAGCTCCATCAGCTCTCCATCCAGTCTGCATTCAGGTCAGAACCTGAGTTTGACGGTAGAGGACATGAGCGTCAAGGATCCTGTCCATGGTGACCCAGGTACAGATGCAGCGGACTGGGACGGTGGAGGACGGGAATCGGTCCTCACCATCCCACCTGCATCCCACCCTTCTGAAGGAACATGGGACCAATGA
- the LOC112155693 gene encoding uncharacterized protein LOC112155693 isoform X1 translates to MIKPSCCKLLYFRLYSSVFALSLTVWTQDLASSVEFSGLFWGQNYCAVANFSFPTFSMAASPKSAPRCVKAISKAGMLLPVLSLGICLISLFLFLLLTVFLQKRRRSTPEQESQPKNQASSHDLLSLGLAPTDPQDIHLEFDQSSISSPSSLHSGQNLSLTVEDMSVKDPVHGDPGTDAADWDGGGRESVLTIPPASHPSEGTWDQISRCRIKDSHQLSQEGHQHLDLKASWLKLDSFPKRRF, encoded by the exons ATGATCAAACCCAGTTGTTGTAAGTTGTTGTACTTCAGGTTGTACTCATCTGTGTTTGCTCTGAGCCTCACAGTCTGGACTCAGGATCTGGCGTCCAGCGTGGAGTTCTCCGGCTTGTTTTGGGGTCAGAATTATTGCGCTGTGGCCAACTTCTCCTTCCCGACCTTCTCCATGGCGGCTTCACCCAAATCTGCTCCACGCTGCGTTAAAGCCATCTCTAAAGCAG GGATGCTCCTGCCCGTGTTGTCTCTCGGGATCTGTTTGATTTCTCTCTTCCTTTTTCTACTTCTCACTGTGTTCCTGCAAAAGCGGAGACGCTCGACGCCAGAGCAAGAAAGTCAACCTAAGAATCAA GCGTCTTCTCATGACCTGCTCTCTTTGGGCTTAGCTCCCACCGATCCTCAGGACATCCACTTGGAATTTGATCAAAGCTCCATCAGCTCTCCATCCAGTCTGCATTCAGGTCAGAACCTGAGTTTGACGGTAGAGGACATGAGCGTCAAGGATCCTGTCCATGGTGACCCAGGTACAGATGCAGCGGACTGGGACGGTGGAGGACGGGAATCGGTCCTCACCATCCCACCTGCATCCCACCCTTCTGAAGGAACATGGGACCAA ATTTCCAGATGCAGAATCAAGGATTCCCATCAGCTTTCCCAGGAAGGGCATCAGCATCTTGATCTTAAGGCGTCTTGGTTAAAACTTGATTCATTCCCAAAGAGGAGGTTTTAG
- the pik3c3 gene encoding phosphatidylinositol 3-kinase catalytic subunit type 3 isoform X2, which yields MDTDKFNYVYSCDLDINVQLKIGSLEGKREPKSYKALLEDPMLRFSGLYQENCSDLYVTCQVFAEGKPLALPVCTSYKAFSTRWNWNEWLRLPVKYPDLPQSAQVALTVWDIYGPGRAVPVGGTTVTLFGKYGMFRQGMHDLKVWPGVEGDGGEPTTTPGRTSSSLAEDQMGRLAKLTKAHRQGHMVKVDWLDRLTFREIEMINESEKRSSNFMYLMVEFPRVKTNDKECSIVYYEKDGDEAIPVLTSSDIVKVPDPQIGMENLVESKHHKLARSLRSGPSDHDLKPNAATRDQLNIIVSYPPTKQLSSEEQDLVWKFRYYLTTQEKALTKFLKCVNWDLPQEAKQALELLGKWKPMDVEDSLELLSSHFTNPTVRRYAVARLQQAEDEDLLMYLLQLVQALKYENFEDIQGGLEPGSKRDSQGLSDDSPLDSSQILSGASSAPQQRKDGADGDNLEQDLCTFLISRACKNSTLANYLYWYVIVECEDQDTQQRDPKTHEMYLNVMRRFSQALLKGDKSVRVMRSLLAAQQTFVDRLVYLMKAVQRESGNRKKKTERLQALLADNERVNLSDIEPIPLPLEPQIRIKGIIPDTATLFKSALMPAKLIFKTEDGAMYPVIFKHGDDLRQDQLILQIISLMDKLLRKENLDLKLTPYKVLATSSKHGFMQFVQSVPVAEVLATEGNIQSFFRKHAPSEKGPYGISSEVMDTYVKSCAGYCVITYILGVGDRHLDNLLLTKTGKLFHIDFGYILGRDPKPLPPPMKLSKEMVEGMGGMQSEQYQEFRKQCYTAFLHLRRYSNLILNLFSLMVDANIPDIALEPDKTVKKVQDKFRLDLSDEEAVHYMQTLIDESVGALFAAVVEQIHKFAQYWRR from the exons ATGGACACTGACAAATTCAACTATGTCTACAGCTGTGACCTGGATATCAACGTTCAACTTAAGAT tGGAAGTTTGGAAGGAAAGCGAGAACCCAAGAGCTACAAAGCCCTCCTGGAGGACCCCATGCTGCGCTTCTCTGGCCTCTACCAGGAGAACTGCTCAGACCTTTATGTCACCTGTCAGGTGTTCGCCGAGGGGAAGCCTTTAGCTTTGCCTGTTTGCACGTCTTACAAAGCATTTAGCACACGCTGGAA CTGGAACGAGTGGCTGCGGTTGCCGGTTAAATACCCAGACCTTCCTCAGAGTGCTCAGGTTGCTCTCACGGTTTGGGACATCTATGGTCCTGGCAGAGCCGTCCCCGTCGGGGGAACCACTGTGACCCTGTTTGGCAAATATGG tatgTTTCGACAAGGCATGCACGATCTAAAGGTGTGGCCGGGGGTGGAGGGTGATGGCGGTGAGCCCACCACCACACCGGGGCGCACCAGCAGCAGCCTGGCGGAGGACCAAATGGGCAGACTCGCCAAG CTGACGAAAGCACATCGGCAGGGACACATGGTGAAGGTCGACTGGCTGGACCGGCTAACCTTCAGAGAGATTGAAATGATCAATGAG aGTGAGAAGCGTAGCTCCAATTTTATGTACCTCATGGTGGAATTTCCTCGTGTCAAAACAAACGACAAAGAGTGCAGCATTGTCTACTATGAAAAG gatGGAGACGAGGCTATACCTGTTCTCACAAGTAGCGACATTGTCAAAGTTCCTGACCCTCAGATAGGAATG GAGAACCTAGTGGAGAGCAAGCATCACAAACTGGCTCGCAGCCTTCGCAGCGGGCCGTCTGACCACGACTTGAAGCCCAACGCCGCCACACGTGACCAGCTCAAT ATTATTGTGAGCTACCCTCCAACCAAGCAGCTGAGCTCTGAAGAGCAGGACCTGGTGTGGAAATTCAGATACTACCTCACCACTCAGGAGAAG GCGCTGACGAAGTTCCTCAAGTGCGTAAACTGGGATTTACCCCAGGAGGCAAAGCaggctctggagctgctgggAAAGTGGAAACCTATGGATGTGGAAGACTCCCTGGAGCTCCTATCATCCCACTTCACAAACCCAACAGTGAGGCGCTATGCCGTGGCTCGCCTGCAGCAGGCAGAAGACGAG gaCCTGCTGATGTACCTCCTCCAGCTGGTGCAGGCTCTTAAATATGAGAACTTTGAGGATATTCAAGGAGGCTTGGAGCCAGGCAGCAAAAGAGACAGTCAGGGACTGTCAGACGACTCTCCTCTGGACAG CTCCCAGATCCTTTCTGGAGCATCCTCAGCTCCACAGCAGAGAAAGGATGGAGCGGACGGTGATAATTTAGAG caAGACCTGTGCACGTTTCTTATTTCACGTGCTTGCAAGAATTCTACGCTTGCCAACTATCTATACTG GTATGTGATTGTGGAATGTGAGGATCAGGACACTCAGCAGAGAGATCCGAAGACTCATGAGATGTACCTGAACGTCATGAGGAGGTTCAGTCAGGCCTTACTGAAG GGGGACAAGAGCGTCAGGGTGATGCGCTCGCTCTTAGCCGCTCAGCAAACGTTTGTCGACAGACTCGTTTATCTGATGAAAGCCGTCCAGAGGGAGAGCGGAAATCGCAAAAAGAAG ACGGAGCGACTGCAGGCTCTGCTGGCTGACAACGAGAGGGTGAATCTGTCCGACATCGAGCCAATTCCTCTTCCTCTGGAGCCGCAGATCCGGATCAAAGGCATCATTCCGGACACCGCGACTCTTTTCAAG AGTGCTCTCATGCCCGCCAAGCTGATTTTCAAAACGGAGGATGGAGCCATGTACCCCGTCATCTTCAAACACGGAGACGATCTGAGGCAGGACCAGCTCATCCTGCAGATCATCTCTCTCATGGATAAG CTGTTGAGGAAGGAGAACCTGGACTTGAAGTTGACGCCTTACAAAGTTCTGGCCACCAGCAGCAAGCACG GTTTTATGCAGTTCGTCCAGTCCGTTCCTGTAGCAGAAGTTTTGGCGACGGAAGGAAACATCCAG AGTTTCTTTAGGAAACACGCCCCGAGTGAAAAGGGGCCCTACGGCATCAGCTCTGAAGTGATGGACACTTACGTTAAAAGCTGCG CGGGTTACTGCGTCATCACTTACATCCTGGGGGTCGGAGACAGACACCTGGACAACCTTCTGCTGACAAAGACCG GAAAACTCTTCCACATCGACTTTGGCTACATCTTGGGTCGTGACCCCAAGCCGCTGCCTCCACCCATGAAACTGAGTAAAGAGATGGTGGAGGGCATGGGGGGCATGCAGAGCGAGCAGTATCAGGAGTTCAGGAAGCAGTGCTACACCGCCTTTCTACACCTGCGCAG aTATTCCAATTTGATCCTCAATCTGTTTTCTCTCATGGTGGATGCCAATATTCCGGACATCGCTCTGGAGCCTGACAAGACCGTCAAGAAG GTGCAGGATAAATTCCGACTGGACCTGTCGGACGAGGAGGCCGTTCACTACATGCAGACTCTGATTGACGAGAGCGTGGGCGCTTTGTTTGCTGCTGTTGTCGAGCAAATACACAAATTCGCTCAG tatTGGCGCAGATGA
- the pik3c3 gene encoding phosphatidylinositol 3-kinase catalytic subunit type 3 isoform X1 has product MDTDKFNYVYSCDLDINVQLKIGSLEGKREPKSYKALLEDPMLRFSGLYQENCSDLYVTCQVFAEGKPLALPVCTSYKAFSTRWNWNEWLRLPVKYPDLPQSAQVALTVWDIYGPGRAVPVGGTTVTLFGKYGMFRQGMHDLKVWPGVEGDGGEPTTTPGRTSSSLAEDQMGRLAKGPDLEVLSDLTKAHRQGHMVKVDWLDRLTFREIEMINESEKRSSNFMYLMVEFPRVKTNDKECSIVYYEKDGDEAIPVLTSSDIVKVPDPQIGMENLVESKHHKLARSLRSGPSDHDLKPNAATRDQLNIIVSYPPTKQLSSEEQDLVWKFRYYLTTQEKALTKFLKCVNWDLPQEAKQALELLGKWKPMDVEDSLELLSSHFTNPTVRRYAVARLQQAEDEDLLMYLLQLVQALKYENFEDIQGGLEPGSKRDSQGLSDDSPLDSSQILSGASSAPQQRKDGADGDNLEQDLCTFLISRACKNSTLANYLYWYVIVECEDQDTQQRDPKTHEMYLNVMRRFSQALLKGDKSVRVMRSLLAAQQTFVDRLVYLMKAVQRESGNRKKKTERLQALLADNERVNLSDIEPIPLPLEPQIRIKGIIPDTATLFKSALMPAKLIFKTEDGAMYPVIFKHGDDLRQDQLILQIISLMDKLLRKENLDLKLTPYKVLATSSKHGFMQFVQSVPVAEVLATEGNIQSFFRKHAPSEKGPYGISSEVMDTYVKSCAGYCVITYILGVGDRHLDNLLLTKTGKLFHIDFGYILGRDPKPLPPPMKLSKEMVEGMGGMQSEQYQEFRKQCYTAFLHLRRYSNLILNLFSLMVDANIPDIALEPDKTVKKVQDKFRLDLSDEEAVHYMQTLIDESVGALFAAVVEQIHKFAQYWRR; this is encoded by the exons ATGGACACTGACAAATTCAACTATGTCTACAGCTGTGACCTGGATATCAACGTTCAACTTAAGAT tGGAAGTTTGGAAGGAAAGCGAGAACCCAAGAGCTACAAAGCCCTCCTGGAGGACCCCATGCTGCGCTTCTCTGGCCTCTACCAGGAGAACTGCTCAGACCTTTATGTCACCTGTCAGGTGTTCGCCGAGGGGAAGCCTTTAGCTTTGCCTGTTTGCACGTCTTACAAAGCATTTAGCACACGCTGGAA CTGGAACGAGTGGCTGCGGTTGCCGGTTAAATACCCAGACCTTCCTCAGAGTGCTCAGGTTGCTCTCACGGTTTGGGACATCTATGGTCCTGGCAGAGCCGTCCCCGTCGGGGGAACCACTGTGACCCTGTTTGGCAAATATGG tatgTTTCGACAAGGCATGCACGATCTAAAGGTGTGGCCGGGGGTGGAGGGTGATGGCGGTGAGCCCACCACCACACCGGGGCGCACCAGCAGCAGCCTGGCGGAGGACCAAATGGGCAGACTCGCCAAG GGTCCTGACCTGGAGGTACTCAGTGAT CTGACGAAAGCACATCGGCAGGGACACATGGTGAAGGTCGACTGGCTGGACCGGCTAACCTTCAGAGAGATTGAAATGATCAATGAG aGTGAGAAGCGTAGCTCCAATTTTATGTACCTCATGGTGGAATTTCCTCGTGTCAAAACAAACGACAAAGAGTGCAGCATTGTCTACTATGAAAAG gatGGAGACGAGGCTATACCTGTTCTCACAAGTAGCGACATTGTCAAAGTTCCTGACCCTCAGATAGGAATG GAGAACCTAGTGGAGAGCAAGCATCACAAACTGGCTCGCAGCCTTCGCAGCGGGCCGTCTGACCACGACTTGAAGCCCAACGCCGCCACACGTGACCAGCTCAAT ATTATTGTGAGCTACCCTCCAACCAAGCAGCTGAGCTCTGAAGAGCAGGACCTGGTGTGGAAATTCAGATACTACCTCACCACTCAGGAGAAG GCGCTGACGAAGTTCCTCAAGTGCGTAAACTGGGATTTACCCCAGGAGGCAAAGCaggctctggagctgctgggAAAGTGGAAACCTATGGATGTGGAAGACTCCCTGGAGCTCCTATCATCCCACTTCACAAACCCAACAGTGAGGCGCTATGCCGTGGCTCGCCTGCAGCAGGCAGAAGACGAG gaCCTGCTGATGTACCTCCTCCAGCTGGTGCAGGCTCTTAAATATGAGAACTTTGAGGATATTCAAGGAGGCTTGGAGCCAGGCAGCAAAAGAGACAGTCAGGGACTGTCAGACGACTCTCCTCTGGACAG CTCCCAGATCCTTTCTGGAGCATCCTCAGCTCCACAGCAGAGAAAGGATGGAGCGGACGGTGATAATTTAGAG caAGACCTGTGCACGTTTCTTATTTCACGTGCTTGCAAGAATTCTACGCTTGCCAACTATCTATACTG GTATGTGATTGTGGAATGTGAGGATCAGGACACTCAGCAGAGAGATCCGAAGACTCATGAGATGTACCTGAACGTCATGAGGAGGTTCAGTCAGGCCTTACTGAAG GGGGACAAGAGCGTCAGGGTGATGCGCTCGCTCTTAGCCGCTCAGCAAACGTTTGTCGACAGACTCGTTTATCTGATGAAAGCCGTCCAGAGGGAGAGCGGAAATCGCAAAAAGAAG ACGGAGCGACTGCAGGCTCTGCTGGCTGACAACGAGAGGGTGAATCTGTCCGACATCGAGCCAATTCCTCTTCCTCTGGAGCCGCAGATCCGGATCAAAGGCATCATTCCGGACACCGCGACTCTTTTCAAG AGTGCTCTCATGCCCGCCAAGCTGATTTTCAAAACGGAGGATGGAGCCATGTACCCCGTCATCTTCAAACACGGAGACGATCTGAGGCAGGACCAGCTCATCCTGCAGATCATCTCTCTCATGGATAAG CTGTTGAGGAAGGAGAACCTGGACTTGAAGTTGACGCCTTACAAAGTTCTGGCCACCAGCAGCAAGCACG GTTTTATGCAGTTCGTCCAGTCCGTTCCTGTAGCAGAAGTTTTGGCGACGGAAGGAAACATCCAG AGTTTCTTTAGGAAACACGCCCCGAGTGAAAAGGGGCCCTACGGCATCAGCTCTGAAGTGATGGACACTTACGTTAAAAGCTGCG CGGGTTACTGCGTCATCACTTACATCCTGGGGGTCGGAGACAGACACCTGGACAACCTTCTGCTGACAAAGACCG GAAAACTCTTCCACATCGACTTTGGCTACATCTTGGGTCGTGACCCCAAGCCGCTGCCTCCACCCATGAAACTGAGTAAAGAGATGGTGGAGGGCATGGGGGGCATGCAGAGCGAGCAGTATCAGGAGTTCAGGAAGCAGTGCTACACCGCCTTTCTACACCTGCGCAG aTATTCCAATTTGATCCTCAATCTGTTTTCTCTCATGGTGGATGCCAATATTCCGGACATCGCTCTGGAGCCTGACAAGACCGTCAAGAAG GTGCAGGATAAATTCCGACTGGACCTGTCGGACGAGGAGGCCGTTCACTACATGCAGACTCTGATTGACGAGAGCGTGGGCGCTTTGTTTGCTGCTGTTGTCGAGCAAATACACAAATTCGCTCAG tatTGGCGCAGATGA
- the LOC112155757 gene encoding prostate-associated microseminoprotein: MELPVVTWMLGCFLLSACGGSAAPTECYFNSRAQCEFEGKHFLLGESWTDNACMHCTCLHPVGVGCCEMLHRPVDFPAWCQVQVEPVSCKVFLVQTAYPRLPCSPGEANRDPSHGSQHLQQHLEVWRSPEVTRTPPAANSSQSTDP; this comes from the exons ATGGAGCTCCCCGTGGTGACCTGGATGCTTGGGTGCTTCCTCCTGAGTGCCTGTGGAGGCTCTGCTGCACCCACGGAGTGCTACTTCAACTCCAGAG CTCAGTGTGAGTTTGAAGGGAAGCACTTCTTGCTGGGGGAGTCCTGGACGGACAACGCTTGCATGCACTGCACCTGCCTCCATCCTGTCGGCGTCGGATGCTGTGAGAT GTTGCATCGTCCGGTGGATTTCCCCGCATGGTGTCAGGTGCAAGTCGAGCCGGTGAGCTGCAAGGTGTTCCTGGTCCAAACCGCTTACCCTCGTCTGCCATGCTCCCCGGGCGAAGCAAACCGGGACCCCAGCCACGGATCCCAACATCTGCAGCAACACCTCGAGGTCTGGAGAAGCCCAGAGGTCACCAGAACTCCACCGGCAGCCAACAGCAGCCAATCTACAGAtccttaa